The Cinclus cinclus chromosome 28, bCinCin1.1, whole genome shotgun sequence DNA window taaatgctcctggagctctggcagtcTTGGATCTGTGACCATTCACTGAGGACATTGTTCAGTGCCCGACCACCCTCTGagggaagaactttttcctaatattgaTCTATTGGGATGCCCCCATGACACAACTCCAGCTGTCCCTGGGTTCCTGACCCAGgccccagagagcagagatcagagctggCCCTCTGCCTCCTCTCAGGGGAGGTCCCCACCATGAGGTCTCCCCTCGATGCCCTCCAGACTGAATACATCAAGTGTCCTCAACTGCTATTCATACTCTTCTTCTCTAGACTCTTCCccatctctgtggcctccttTGGATACTCTTTAACAGCTTTAGATCCTTCTTGTATTCTGGCATTCAAAACAGCACACTTATACTCGTTTCTGACTTTGGCCCCAAATATGTGATTCTTCCCTGTGCTACTGAATCACACAGGAGAAGCATCCCATTGGCAGGTAATAAGGAAAGTGCAACTGTTGATGCCTCTGCATGATCCATTATGGGATGGTCGGATATGGAGGAGTAGCATGGGAGGCTATGAAGGGCAATGGATGTAAGGGATACACTAGGACAAAGCACACTGGAGCTGGCCAAACTTTGTGACCACCTGTCTAGATGTCACTCAAACATTTTGGGAGGTATGAGAAGGAAGCAGTAGTCATCACTGGTGAGGGTCGAATAGCTCACCCCAGAACTGGTGCATAAATGCAGCAGCTGGATCCTGTGAATcacttttccagcctgaaatACAGTTCCAGTTCTAATTGCCCCAAATGTCAAACTGTTTGTGAGTCAGAGTGGCCTTCTGCCAGCTTAACTACTAGGTCCACAGGTGGGAATGTGTGCCTGTGCTTGGTCAACATGAGCATGTCTGCTGGTGAAGGTCTGGTGTGCAAGTGTGTCCATGGACTGACACTGCATTTGTAGGAGGCACTTGTCTGTTTGTTGGTGTTGTCCTCTAACCACACCATCCTCTCTATCCCTGTTTCCTGGGACAATGAGGCCAGTACCTCCGGTGCTGGCACAGTCTGAAGGCCCCAACAGTGGGGCACGGACATCTGGGAAGCAGAGTGGTGGAAAAAGATCTTTGTATCTTGGTGGACTGAAAGGTGAAGAAGGTCCAGCAGTGCACCTGGCAGCAAAGGGAGGACAACAAAAACATGTACTGGGTTAACAGAGATGGGGACAGCAGGCCAAGGAAAGTGATTATCTCCTTCTCCCAGATCTCTTTAGACTACAGTTTTTTGCTGCCTCCCACACATCTGAAGCCACCCAGTTCCCCCCCCACAGGCACTACTGGTACCCCAGTATTTCTCAGAATCCCATTACCTTTGCCTCTCCTTGCAACTCCTCTCTGGAATTCACACAACAAGCACTCCAGGTCACTCCAGGAATCCAAGACCTCTCAAGAGCACCTAGAAACCCCAAAGTCCCCAGGATTCCCTATTCTACCCCACCATCAACCTCCATAAATACTGGCACCCCCAGGACTCTATTCCCTTAGGATCCCCTATGCACCCCAAGATCCCTCTCAGTCCTGAGACAAACACATACACCCTTGTGCCCAGTGAACACAGGTACACAAagccccagtgcccagcaccacCCACCCAGAACACGCAGGTCATTggtctcctgctctcctcctcttccttgtGAGAAGCAACTGGATGTCTGGGTTCCCCACCAGAAACAAGACCCAGACACACAGTTCAGGAAGCACTTTTATTCTACCCAGGTGTGGAGGGAAACTGGGGGTTTCCAAGCTCCCAGTGAAGGGTTCAGACAAGGGGACTGAGTATTCCTGGAGGCACAGGACTACACTGTGGGGAATCTTTATGTTCCACAGGTTCACAACAGTCTAGGTCATGTATCCTGAGAGTGAAGAGTTGCTGGAAACCACAGAAGGAACCCACTCTGGGGGAGGGATCTGGACACTTTAGTCCCGTAGAGGTATCTATGGATGCTACCTGGGTATCCCAGCATGGGGTGCAGAGAGTATACCCTAAGCTTTATTGGGAGTGTCTGTTGATCTCAAGGGGTTCTTAAGGGAGCTGGGGGCACGCAAGGCAGGGGGCACAGTGAGAACACAGGCTTGTAGGTCAGTATAGGCATGTGGCAATGAGCCTCGGGTGATCCAGCGCCGGGTACCCGGCTGATAGGCATGGATCAAGTGCGTGTCCTGGCAGGTGTCATGACTGTACCCTCCCAGTACAAGCAgttcccctcccagcacagctgcacccCCAACTACATGTGCACGGGGGAGGGGGCTGAGGAGAACCCATATGTTCTGCTTGGGGCTGTAAACCTCAAAGGTCAGCTGGTCCCTGTAGCCAGTCTGCCCAGCCCGCTGACACAGGCCCCCAGCTACATAGAGCTGCCCACCTGCCTCCTCCATGATGTGGCCAGCTCGCTGGCCATTCATGGGGGCCAGGAAAGTGACAGGTGCACCTGGGACATAGCGGAGCAAGGATGCCTGACACTGGTATGCTTCATCACACCCACCCGACACGTAGAGCTCACCATCCAGGGCACACGCCGCATGCCCACACAGAGCCATTGGCAGGGGCTGGCACCGCCTAGgcaaggagagagggagaggtgaAGGACAGGTTAAGCAGGACTGTCCTGCAGTGACTGACTACCTAGAGATTCCCTGGTGAGCCATGGCTTCATTGACCACTCAGCAGGCAACACTTGCCAACACCCAACAAGCCCCAGTGGACAGCATCAGCTGACACTGAATGAATGCCCCAGGGGCGTCACCATTCAGCACTTTGTAATTGCCACACCATTGGTCAACCACAGTGGGGTCCCTCAATGGGCAACATTGGCCATCACCCCATGAGTATTCTGCCTATGAGAGGAATCAAACTACTTTTCTCATTGGTGAACACACTACTGGCCAAAAACTCATTTGCCACCCAGGCAACACTGGTCAACACCCAGTCCCCCAGGGACATGGTTGTTCAATACCCAGTAGACCTCTCTCAAATACTACTGTAGGTCCATCCTCCACTGGAGGCTTAGTGACCTCAGCACTCAGTGGGCACCATAGCCAAAACAAGGAGCTctgagagaaaagggaaactAGGCAGCTGCCAGAGCAACCTCACCTCCAGGTGTCATTGGCCAGGTCATAGCACTCCACAGTATCTGTGCAGTAGAGCTCCCCTGAGCTGCCCCCCAGGGCATAGATGAAATCACCAAGTGCCACAGCAGCAAAGTAGCTCCGTCCACATGTCATACTGGCCAGACGCTCCCAGGAATCATCCATAGGCTGGTACCTGGGTTTGAGAGGTAAAGGATCAAGAGACTACCTGTTACCTACAACACCATGAGCTGATGTTGGCACCACTGAGGGCAGCAACCCACCTACAACTTGCCAGTCCCATAATGTCTTGAGGTCACATGGTCACCTTACATGGGAATATCCCCTCCTTATGGACAATATCAAACCCATAATGTCCTGGGGCATCTCCAGATAGAAGCCTCCTGCTCCTACTCCCAAAGAGCCTGTAACACCCTGGAGTGGGAGGGCACCTCTGAGTCCTACACCCAACCTTCCCTGAATGTCTTGGGGCCACTTGACCAGCTGCAATGCCACAATGTCTTGGATCCATAGGGCAGGTCTAGCTCTACCAATACCTCCCACAATGCCCTGGTACCACATGACAACTCTAAGTCCTCTGTAGCTCTCACCTGTAGACACTGGCTAGGGTGTCATGGACCCCGTAGTAGTGCTTTCCACCCAGGATGTAGAGGTTGTTGCCCACCACAGTTACAGCATGACGGAAACGTGGGCCATCAGGAAAGTGTCCCAGTGCCCGCCACTCAACCTGCTTCACTAGCCCCACAGCACTGAGGTAGCGGTCTGCAAACCAGAGGTGTCTGCTGGGCTTCCGGGCAGCCAGGTTGTCCTTTACTTTGTCTCCACCACAAACTACCAACACCTCTTGCAAGGAACGTACCCGACACGGCAGCTGGGCCATGGGGGTGAAACTTGCTATCATGAGCTCACGGAGGATCTTTGGGTCAGCTACCCCTACAGTCACAGATGGGACCTTCTtcagctccaggctggacatgagGGCAAAGCGAACAGATGACAGGATCTCTTTGGCTAGATCTTCCTGGCCATCTCCATTGGCCATAAGCCACCGTGATGCTGCTTCCAAGGCTTCCAGTTCGTGGAGGACATTGAGACCATCAGAGCGGAGGAGGCGGATGAGAAGGTGTGCAGGAAGATCCAGGAAAGCCGGTGTAACCACCACACAGGGGAAGGTGGCCAAGATGTAGTTCTCTGCTACATGGACCACCTCATCCAACCCATAGGCCACAGCAAAGGCCAGCACGTCAGGGACAGTTTCTGGGGTCAGGCCATGGGTGAAAACATCCAGGCAGAGAGTGAGAAGGCCCCAGGCCTGGTAGCGCAGGGAGGTCTCAGCTGCCTCCAAGACCACGGGCCATGGCCCTGCTACAGCTCCTGTATAGgcaaaggagaggaggagacGCAGCtcggctggggacagccctgtgACCAGAGGATCGGCAGGGTCATGGGTGGCCTCCCGCATGGGGCAGGTGAAAAGGGCCCGGAAGAAGtcacaggagcagctcagggccAGTCGTTGAACtaggaggaaggaggaataaaGGTGGGAGGCAGCAGGGGACCCTTGCACTGTGCAGCTGCCAGAACCCAGGTATCCTGGCCCTGTGCCCATcaaagccccagctctgccaaagggagcagccaggcaggcacTTCTAGAACCTGATCCCCACCTGGAGCTGCAGTCTTATCATCCCCACCAGAGGACTTGGCTGTCCCAGAGTGCCCTGTCCCACTCCTCAGCCCCTCATAGGAGACCCCCACTTCCTGCCCACCTGGGATGACCTCGttccctgcctggagctggaggtCACAGCCCACACCATTGGCATGGAGCTGCTCCATAGCTCTTAGCGTCTCCCACTGCTCCTCCAGGGGCTTAGGACCTTCTTCCTGGTGGTCAATCTCCAGACGCAGGGTGCAGGCAGCCACCAGCCGGGGGGCACCCAGGGCCCGGGCAGTCTCCTCCACCTCTTTTGCCCGGCCATGGGGCACAATTCCCCCATAGGCAAAAGTAAGCACAGCCCGCCAGCCCCATAGTGTGGTCCCAGGTGGCAGGGGGACATGGGGTGGAGGATCTTGGCGGAGTTGTCTGGTCCTGCCCTCCAGGAAGCGGCGGAAGAAGGAGCTGATGGAGGCCAGGACCACAGCATGGGCCATGTCACCCTCTGGGCCCACGGCCACATCCACCAGCTGTCCTGTGGTGCGGAGGTGCTCAGCCATGGCCAGGAAGTGTCCAGCATGAGCCCCATCCCACAGGTTCCACTGGTCTGGGGCTGGCCCCTCTGCAACCCACATCTTGCCTGTGGAAATACGTGAAGCAGGGTGTCAGGGTGCTGTCTCCAAAACTGGCACCTCTTGCCCATGGCTGGAGTATTGGCTGGGGACATGGGGTCTTGCTACTGGTACTGCCACATAGCAAAGCCACTAGGTCCACCACCAAAGCTTCTACCCCACAGCCAGGGTCACCAGGCTCTGCTACTGCTCCATTACTGAATTTGATGCTTCTTGGCAAAACTACAGCTCCATAGGTGAGAACAACAGCCCATTTCACTGACCCATAGCTAAGCCTGATCTCACCTGTCTCATGTCTGAACACTTAGCATGAAGCTACTGACCCACAGCCAACAATGCTACCCCACAGTCAGTGCCCCACAGTGGCTCAGGCCACTGCCACCACTCAGTCCTACAGGACCTTCAGTGCTATAGCACACACAACCACACCCTTCCTCAGCCATTGCCCCATAGCTGAAACTACTGATGGTCCAAGAGCAACCAAGCAGCAGGTCCCCAGCAAAGCACCTGTCACACCTGCTCAGTGtgtggcagtgcctgctgtacACTGCCTGTTGTGTGTCATGCTGTCACACACTGTGATGCATTATCTTGCTAGTTGTCTGCTATGTTGCATATCATACTCCCCTGCACCTCGTACTGTCAAGGTGTGCTGACCCTCATGACGTTTCCACCCCCTGCCCCCACTTGTTGCTCGCTGCTTGTGCAGTGTCGCTTGTCCTTGCTCAGGCCATGCACTTTGCAGCCCCAGTGAAGTGCTCGCTGTATGCCATGCCCTTGCATTACTGTGTGGCCTGTTGTGCTGTGCCGTGTACTTGTCCCCCTTACcgcctgctgctgctctgcagaactCCTGTGACCCCCTAGGAATGTGCCTGGGTAATTATAGACCAGACAGAACACGTGgccccagccaggagctgagaGAGGCTCAGGCAGAGGGAGGTGCAAGGCCCCAGAGTCCCCAGGCTGGGACAGTGGATTCTATGAGGACAGGCAGCAGCGCCAGCTGAAGATGACAGGAGCTTCTGTAAGCCCATGCTACCCTAGGCAGATCCTGCCAGGGATCCCTGGCCCTTCAGGCCCCTCTCTAAACCTTGTTCTTCTCCAGAGCCCAAGGTGAAGCAGAGCCCCTTCCCAAACCCTCGGGTAGGAGACACAGTCACCTGCACCCCCACTCCCATTAGGGGGTGATAGGTCTACCACCACCTGCTGTGCTACTAAGCGGCAGCCCAGCCTGACTCCTAAACAGCTGGGGGTCTCAGCTACAGAAGCACATGGAGACACCAGCCCCTTGGCCCACCCTCAAGTGTCCCCAGGACCACCCCACAAACACCCAGGATCCCACCAGCCCACATAGTGCACATACAAGAGCAACAGAGCCTGCCATGGCTGTGTCCAGGTACCACCGTCCCTCCCTCTGCTGTCCTCTGGTGCCCCAGTCTCCTCATCTTGTCCCCTCTCCTCACACCCCACATTTCCCTGTCCCATGCACCAGCACTCAGCAAGCCCACATTCCCTATCTCTGTAACTCATGCACCCATCTGCTAATGTCCCATCTCTACCACACTGTTCCCACATGTCCAGTTGAATTGTGTCTCCAAAGATGTTTTCACATCCTCTCTAAGTCTGTTTTTCAGCACTTACCTgtgtgagaatttttttctgactagTTAAAATTTCCCTATATTGTTATTTCCCATCTTTCACTTGCACACCTGAGCCTGCACTTTCTGTAGTCACTAAGTTGTGTAAAAGTGCTATTAGATCAAATCTTGACCTTTTCTCCAGGCAAAATGATCCAATTTTCACCTCTCTTTGTGCATCCTGTGACTCCATGCTCTCCCACCTCCTTCGTGGACTTACAGGACACACTTGTTTGTTCATAGAAAATTCAAGCAGACTATAAACAACCTGCTCCAGTTCTCAGCTGGCATTcaggggtcccttccagcctcagGTATTCCTCAATTTCAACCCTGAAGTGCTTAGCTCTAGACTTCCTGAAATGCTTTTTGGAGAAAAACCCCAGGCTCCCAAACACCTTGTGAGCAATGCATGACTTCTTCCCTACCCCACCCTCCCCATCTTCAGCTCAAAGCCAAGCACTTCCTCAGAAGCTTTGGCTCCAGACCCTCACTGTGCAGTGTAATCCCACTCTTTGTCAAGAAGCCCCACAGGGCCCACTCAACTGCAAGAACCTCACTGAAGCTACAGCGCAGTGCTCCCACTTGCACACACAACACCAAGACATGGAGGCAAAGTAATTTGTGCACAAAAATCGCAGCCAGACCAGAAGATGCTGCTTccccttcagcagctccagctttcTGCAACTCAGCCCAAATTCCAGAAAACAGCCGCGTGACGCCACAATGTTGTGACAACTGCTGATTGGACCAAACCTTTATTACACAACATCCTAAGTACATGCAATTTGGAAATTTGGAAGCCAGCTCAGAGGGGGGAAAGGTGACATTTACAGCTTGGGAGGTCCCATCAGCCTCCAGCCCTCCTTGTTACCGATCTTCATGAGAGCTGCAGTGATTCCGAACCCCAGACATGCTGTGGTGCCAGTGAGGTAACTGTGAGCTGAAGAAAACACATCAAACCAGAAAAGACCCATTAAGGCACAAGTCCTTCGCAACAGATCTTGATAGACTGCCATTTTTCATAAGTCCTTTGACCATCAGCAACATTATCCGGCCAGAGGAATTGGAAAAGTGGCCTTTTTATAAAATTGAGTTTTCATGCTTATGGCTTGCAATTTGAAATACCAATTTTAGTAATCCACTGCCTCATCCCATTAAGTGGGCAATCTTATACGGTTCATTtgaataacaaaaataacaatCAGTCCTTTGAACTGTCATCAGCTCAGTAACTAGGACAAGTAAAGATTAATTCTACTTCACC harbors:
- the KLHL33 gene encoding kelch-like protein 33, whose translation is MWVAEGPAPDQWNLWDGAHAGHFLAMAEHLRTTGQLVDVAVGPEGDMAHAVVLASISSFFRRFLEGRTRQLRQDPPPHVPLPPGTTLWGWRAVLTFAYGGIVPHGRAKEVEETARALGAPRLVAACTLRLEIDHQEEGPKPLEEQWETLRAMEQLHANGVGCDLQLQAGNEVIPVQRLALSCSCDFFRALFTCPMREATHDPADPLVTGLSPAELRLLLSFAYTGAVAGPWPVVLEAAETSLRYQAWGLLTLCLDVFTHGLTPETVPDVLAFAVAYGLDEVVHVAENYILATFPCVVVTPAFLDLPAHLLIRLLRSDGLNVLHELEALEAASRWLMANGDGQEDLAKEILSSVRFALMSSLELKKVPSVTVGVADPKILRELMIASFTPMAQLPCRVRSLQEVLVVCGGDKVKDNLAARKPSRHLWFADRYLSAVGLVKQVEWRALGHFPDGPRFRHAVTVVGNNLYILGGKHYYGVHDTLASVYRYQPMDDSWERLASMTCGRSYFAAVALGDFIYALGGSSGELYCTDTVECYDLANDTWRRCQPLPMALCGHAACALDGELYVSGGCDEAYQCQASLLRYVPGAPVTFLAPMNGQRAGHIMEEAGGQLYVAGGLCQRAGQTGYRDQLTFEVYSPKQNIWVLLSPLPRAHVVGGAAVLGGELLVLGGYSHDTCQDTHLIHAYQPGTRRWITRGSLPHAYTDLQACVLTVPPALRAPSSLKNPLRSTDTPNKA